The segment GTAGAAGTCACAGCTGGGGAATGCCTAGACTTACATGTCAGACTCTAACTTTGAAAAATGCCGCGACTTACGCCGTGTGCACACAGGTTGCATTATTACATTGCCGTACGGTAAATTTGACGTAGTCTTCGCAATCCATGCACCGCATCATAATAAAAATAATCATGCTACACATTAGCTACATATTAGCAACTTCTTCGGTTGATTATCTACTTCTGTTCCTGATACCGCATGACAAAGCAACAGCACAAGTTGGAAAAATCCAACACATGCATGCAACACACTACACGCAGCGACAAGCATCGCAACCGAGTCTGGCAGATGAGTCCCAGAGGTGAGAATTGCCTTCCACTGAAATTAATGGACTTCTGTCGGAACGCATACAGTTTTACACAATCGGTATGCTCAAGGCTTTAGGTGGGTTAGCTGCAGAGGACAACCCCATTGCTTCCTGCTAAATTGTGTAGTTCAACCATCCTTTAAAGTGTTCATGTGCGCATGTGAATTTGTATTTTGGTAACTTATTTTGTCACAGCTGTGTAAGAAGTGTTGCATTCTTCCCCACTACCACCAGCTAATTCAGTCCAGACCAACCTGACGTCCAGGAAGTGTTTGTGTTAACTTCCTGGGGTAAGGCTAACCTGGAAGAAGAGATCTCTAAGACCCAAGGCGAAGGAATGGGATAGAGCACAAGGACCACCCATAGTAACGGTCCTAGTGTCAAACTCTTATCTGAACACTTTTGTAAACTTCCACAGCGCAGCGGATACTTTCATTTCCATAGAAGATCTGTTCCTGTTCTGATTCATTTGCTTTCAGAACAGTCCTCTGGCTTCATTATCCTATCCCTAGCCCTTGTACAGTTAGTTGTTCTTGGTCCCAGATCAGGGATTCTTATTGTAGTCTTTGCTCACGCTGGAGATTCCACACAGTAGTGTCTGAATTGTTAAACAGATGTCAGGTCATCCTGTTcagtctctcaaacacacacaaataaagacgcacgcacgcacacgcacacgcacacgcacacaccctctGAGAAGAACAGCGGTAGATAGAAAGTTGGCAGCCAGGGCCCCAGGTGCTAAGTGTTgattgttggagagagagagaagggggggggggggtcatagtTTAGAAAGCCAACAGTCTGAGCTCTTCTACACATACACAGGCTCcccctgctcttcctcctcctcctcttcctcttcctcctcagggcCCATGCTGCTGGCTCTGCTACTGCTGGGAGGCCCCTGGCTGTGGCTGATCTCAGGGGGCTTGGGGTAGCGGAAGGGGCAGCCGTTGTCGTCAAAAAACCTGCGAAAGGTGAACTCGTAGAAAGCGTGCTCCGGGTGTTTCCCGTGTGGTGTGCAGAGAGTCTCCCAGGCCCGTGTGCTGTCCCCGCTGTCACTCCACGCCCCgggacccccctcctcctccaccgggTCGAAGTTGGATGTGTCCATGGGGTGGGCTATCTTGGGCCGGTAGGGGGCGGGCTGGGTGCGCAGGTTGCTGGAGAAGTCCATCTGGTCGAAGAAGGGGTGAGTCTTGATCTCGCAGGCGCCATTGCTCCCAAGACGCTCCTCAGGGGAGCAGCAGAGACGGCCGATGATGTCGACAGCCTCTGGGCTGAGCTTAACCTGCGGGGGCACCTGTAGTGTGCTCTCCCAGTTTATCACCTGAAGAagaaagggaagggggagacTGTGAGGAAACAGTATGTTTCAGAGCTACAATTGATTAGTTATATCGCATTTCCACACTCTGTAGTTTAGCTGAGCCGTGAGTCGACAGATTACTAACCTTTATCTGTGTCTCGGTGGGTGTCGGGGCCAGGAAGGGTGGATGTCCCACCAGCATCTCAAAGAGGATCACTCCCACACTCCACCAGTCACACAGCTGGGTGTACCCTGCAGGGACAAGACCACAGCCACTCACCAATAAGACCACAATGTGCTTCTTTATTTATCAAATATATGACCACTCCATTCCTTCATGTCCAGTATTGCCCTCACCTTTGCGCAGCAGCACCTCAGGGGCGATGTAGTTGGGAGTGCCCACCAGGGAGTGTGCCAGGCAGCGCTGGTGTTGCCGTGTTGCCCGCTGCTCCAGGGTCTGCAGCCGGTCGCCACAACGACAGTTGGACACGTCGTCCCAGAAGTCACTGGGCTCCATGCTGTCCTGCCTGATGTGGCTCCctggagaaaggagaggacaTTACATATCGATCGTATCATATCAAGTAAAAGCAGTCTATAAAACAGCATATACAAAGTGCAAAAACATGTCCTTTGTCTTTCCCCCGCTCACCTTTCTGATAGTACTTGGAGTTGTGCGTCCAGCGGAAGCCAGTGCAGAGGCCAAAGTCGGTCAACTTGATGTGTCCGTCCAGGTCGATGAGGATGTTGTCCGGCTTGATGTCGCGGTGGATGAAGCCCATCTTGTGGACACTCTCGATGGCCAGTGTCAGCTCAGCCACGTAGAAGCATGCCAGCGGCTCGGGGAAGACGCCCATGCGGATCAGCAGGCTCATCATGTCTCCTCCGGGGATGTAGTCCATGACGAAGTAGAGGCTGTCACGGTCCTGGAACGAGTAGTACAGACGCACCACCCACTCGTTGTCTGCCTCCGCCAGGATGTCACGCTCAGCCTTAGGGGTAGAAACACTTTACTGTCCAGTCCACACAACATGTAGACATGTGCCTTTGGTGTAACAATAACATTGAAATAACATGGAAACATCATCAGTAGCATCTCCTCAGCATCATCATTTGGATTCATCTTTACCTTGACATGGGCCACCTGGTTGCGGTTGAGCACGTCCTTCTTGCGCAGCGTCTTCATGGCGTACAGGGCTCCCGTGTCCACCTTGCGTGTCAGGCACACCTCGCCGAAGGCCCCGATGCCCAGTGTCTTGATCTTGACAAACATGGCCTTGTCCATTTTGGCACGGCGCAGACGGTTGTAGTTGGACTCCTTCTGGTTCAGCATCTTCCTCATCTGCTCCTGCTCGGCCTCTGATAGGCCAGCCTGGAGGAAGGGGAAGAATGTAGAAATAAAGAGGACACGTCGCCCTGGTTATATCCTGTATATGTGCCTTATTACAGTgatattatattttatatatcTTGAAGTGTTTTATGTTATGAATGTCTCCATCAACTGTTAATATAAGATAACATGTAACTAATATATTACCTCACTAATAAAATAACAGTCTCAAAAGGGGGTCAAAAGGACTAAACCCTGAGTAAATGTTTTTCTAAATGTTTTGGACAAGCTGTTCTAGGTATTTAGGGCAAACTAGCTGTTGTCTACAACACAGGTCCTCAGGGATAATCCTTTATATTCATTATCTTtaggtctctccctgtctcacctTGGACATCTCCTGCTCCAGCTGGAGCCTGCGGTTCAGTTTTTCCTGGTGGGTCTTCATCACATTCTCCACATGCTGCTCCATGTAGAACTTGAAGGCGAAGGGTGAGTAGCTTTTAATGCGCGATTCCCTCTTCTCCTGATCACGCCCGTTCTTCCTCACCGGCACCGGCGATGTCTGGATCTGCTTCTTGTCCTTCACTGCCTTCTCTCCTTTTCCAGACTTGGTCTTCTCTCTCACCTGGCTCTCTTctgcctttccccctcctcctccactgctaCCGTGTGGCCTAGCAGGTGTGTTGAGGTCTGAGGCCTCCAGGGGCCCTGCCTCTGAAGAAGCCCCAGATATGAGCAGGGTTTTGGGGTAGGGAGGTGGTGGACAACGGGGCTCCTGGGCAGGCTCCAGAGTGTAGGCCTCTTCAGGCATGTAGGTGAGGGGCTCAGATGCTTCCTGAGCAGCCAACCAGCCAGGGTGACATGGCCCCACAGCGGTCTTCGGCTCGGGCCTCATCACCCGGATGCTCTTCACCGGCTGCTGGATGGGGGGCGACGTCACCGCCGTGATGGTGTTGGGTGGACCCAGGGACGGGTCCTGCTTGCCGGGAGCTGGAGGTACCAAAGTGGGCCGGACGTTGTTGGGGGGCGCTGATCGGTTGTTAAAGGAGTTGGTCCTGCTGGGGACTCGCACCTCTCCCCGGAAGGGCCCCTGAGGCTGGGGTTGCCTGGCTGGTGGGGCCCCCTCAGGCCCCTGGGGCCCGGCCCAGTGGTGTTGGTGCTGCTCATACAGGTCCAGGTTGAGACTGGCTCTGGAGGGCGTGAGCAGGCCCTGGGGGAGGTCAGAGAAATCTGGCCCCATGGCGGCGGCAGCTCCACCGGGCGAGCGGGACATCATGTGGACCTGGTGTGAGGTGGGGCTGGACTGCCGGGGGTGTGAGTGGGGCGGTAGGTACAGGTTAGGGGGGTACCCTCCCCCATTCTGGCCCATGGCCCCTTTAACCTGCATGTTGACGTAGTTGTCGGGCGCCAGCGGTGGCATCTTGTTCTGGAAGGATGCGCTCCTCTTGATGCCGTAGCCCGAGGGCTCCATCATGTGAGGCCGGCCGTGGCCGTAGTCGTAGTGGGGTACGGGGATGGGGCCTCCTGGTGCCTGGGGCTGCAGGGGCTGGCCAGGGACGCTGTAGCCAATCATGGCCTGCTCCATGCTGCCTGGGTAGGCCTTTTGCGGGGCACCTGGGGGGTACATGGGGTTCCCTGGATTGTTCTGGGCGACCATGGATGGAGGGTAGGCTCCAATACTGGGCGGGCGTCCCATGGGGTTAACCATGGCAGGGCCCTGTGCTGTGCCCGAGGGGGGGATCATGTAGTTCATGACAGGAGGGGCACCCATGTAGGGCCCCTCTGGCCCATAGCCAGCACCCTCATACATCGATGCCCCCATCTGGTGGTAGGGAGGCATGGCACCCTCACTTGTTCCCTCCAATGGTGGTCTGTGGTCAATTGAGTTTGGCATGCCCCCTTTGCCTGTGGACAGAAATTATAGTGGTGAGGGGGTTGTCTGGCAAGATGGCGCCGATAGAGATGGCAGCTTCGCTTGAAGTCCTTATGaaactgttttttaaaatgtattatttcttacattgttagcccagataAACCTTGGTGGGTACTCcttgttattacatacagccgggaagaactattggatatcagagagacgtcaactaaccagcactacgaccaggaataccaCTTTCCCAATgcggccatcagattgttaaacagctgCCTACCTACAGGCTTGAAATcgttggccactttaataaatggaactatctattctttactatctattgcatcttagccactctgtcactgctcatccatatattttatacttatatattctcgtcccattcctttactagattgtgtgtattaggttttgttgtggaattgttagatattacctgttagatactgctgcactgtcggatctagaagcagaagcatttcgctacactcacaataatatctgctaaccatgtgtatgtgaccaatacaatttgatttgagttcaTATACTTATTGCAATTTAAACTCTCTGTGCATATATTTAGAATATATGTGCATGGGTTGTGTTACCTGGCGAGGTCTGCTTGATAATCCGGACGATGAGTTCATTGCGTGGGTCCAGGTATCCCATCTTACTGATGTACTCCAGAGCAGCCTCGATGTTTCTGCTGCCCGTCTGCTTCAGAGCCCGCACCGCCATTTCCTGGTGGTAAAACAACAAATAAATGGTGTCTAACAGACATTATAAACTacgtggttcgagccctgaatgctgattggctgacagacgTGGTATATCACGGGTATACCACGGTTAtgacaaaatatgtatttttactaattacgttggtaaccagtttataatagcaataaggcacctcagggatttgtggtatatggccaatataccacaactAAGGGCTGTATCTGAAGAACAGTCctttggccaatataccatggctaagggctgttcttcagATACAGCCCTTagttgtggtatattggccatataccacaccccctcgggccttattgcttaattaagtAAATCAATGTGACTGATGAAGCTCGTCCATCTCATTTTGGGGAACAGATTGCATTGTCTCTATTATTTTAGAGCTAAACAGTGTATAGTGTCTTCTATTGTCATTGTCTCTTCTACTGTAACCCACGCACACATCAGGTGACGATAAAAACAGCCCCCCAGCAGGCCTTGCACCTGCATCCTCTTCTCCTGGGGTCATGCACCAGCCACTTCCTGAgcctgcctcacacacacacacaacaacaaagaACACAGAGAGCTGAGAACATACAACCTATAACATTCTTTCAACATTCCAATAGTAGGCTATTTTTATGACAACGACCTCTACAGTGATAGTTCAGCACCATACTCCAGTACTTATTTTAGTTTTTGTATAACGGTCAAGCAGGTTATCCTGATATTTTCACACTGACTGATAGGCAGAGTACAAACAACAACAGCCATTCAACATCAGTGAGTGAGATGTGAAAATAAACATGACACAAGCTGTGACCGTTCTTTAACTAGGCGACAGACACCTACATGAGGAAATATCCCTGAATAGCATAAGACGTCACTCGAAATGACCCTCAGTCAAGACAGGCATTCAGCCCACACCGCCTCCACTGGTCAGTTAGAGAACTCCAACCAAATACTTCAGCTCATCTGAAATGGCTCCTTATGGTTGTTGTTTAAAACATATACATTAATCAAGGAAATAAACTAAGGCGAAGGCCATTTTCAAAAGTGGACTGAAGTGGACTTTATACTAGTTTAAACGGTGTAATGCAGCCATTCCGTGTCCACAGATTTTGTGACCGACCGGGTGCTTTCATTTGCAGGGAGGAAACTTAGTCAAACATAAATGTGTTTAAAAACAGGGCTGCATAGCAACAGTGGGCACATTCAGCTCTCAGAGCCAGGAAACGCCGGAGCCACAGATATTCTacacattctgtgtgtgtgtgtgtgtgtgtgtgtgtgtgtgtgtgtgtgtgtgtgtgtgtgtgtgtgtgtgtgtgtgtgtgtgtgtgtgtgtgtgtgtgtgtgtgtgtgtgtgtgtgtgtgtgtgtgtgtgtgtgtgtgtgtgtgtgtgtgtgtgtgtgtgtgtgtgtgtgcatctgagaGTGGACCTGCCATACGACTGAACCAAAATacactctttccctccctccctctccctcactcataAGACACACATTTGCACACCCCTATTAGCactgcgcacacgcacacacacacacaaactaaaccAAATATAAACATTCATGTATGTTTATGGTCACTCTATGGTGACTGGCCTGGGCCTGTGTGTTGGATTCCACCATAGCTAAAGGAGAGTGCTGACTAGCTGCCTGGTTTCCATGCTAATGTGGAGACTTCAGTCCCTCAGAAACCTCAATCACTCTTTTCGCTCCCCCTTATCCGTTCCTAAGTTAATTtctctcttgctcactctctcgcccttcctctctgtctattgcttttctcccccctcccctccctctctgctctgtgcCGAGACTGAAACTGGGTGGAGGCTGGCTGCTGTGGACAGCCTGGTGGTCCGTTGCGTTCCAACTCTGACCTCCAATGTCATGGTGACAGATGTTCCCAACATTCCACAAGCCAGGAAGCAAAGAATTCCAGATATTTGGAAATCTGTACTTTTCGGTGTCTGACTTTCCATTTCTAGGCTGGACACATTACATTTTCAACAATGCTTTTTTCTGATAAAAATGTGTAATATAATATTACCATATGTCCCAGCTGCTAGCCGTAGTTTTGAAGTAATCATGAAAAACACGCCTCATTTTAGGGCATTTTTCACCCTGCCAGCTActattagttctattgagcacCGTGGCACCAACTCACCTTCCGAACGTTCTATTCCCAGCTTATTGTTCTACGTCGCAATGCCTGCTTGTTATTGTTGGCAATGAGACCTGCCCAAGTTGCTGGTAGTTaaaatgtaaacaacaacaaaaaatgactcCTGGAACTCTGAGATCTTCCCATTGTTTCCTATAGGGAAATATAGGTACAGTCGGGCAAAAAAGTATTgagtcagccaacaattgtgcaagttaaaaagatgagagaggcctgtaattttcagcaTAGTCCACTTCAACGATGacaaagaaaatcacattgtaggattttttatgaatttatttgcaaattatggtggaaaataagtatttggtcaataacaaaagtttatctcaatactttgttatataccctttgttggcaatgacagaggtcaaatgttttctgtaagtcttcacaaggttttcacacactgttgctggtattttggctcattcctccatgcagatctcctctagagcagtgatgttttgggtctgttgctggacaacacggactttcaaccccctccaaagattttctatggggttgagatctggagactggctaggccactccaggaccttgaaatgcttcttacgaagccactccttcgttgcccgggcggtgtgtttgggatcattgtcatgctgaaaaacccagccacttttcatcttcaatgcccttgctgatggaaggaggttttcactcaaaatctcacgatacatggccccattcattctttcctttacacggatcagtcatcctggtccctttgcagaaaaacagccccaaagcatgatgttttcacccccatgcttcacaataggtatggtgttctttgggtgcaactcagcattctttgtcctccaaacacgacaagttgagtttttaccaaaatagttctattttggtttcatctgaccatatgacattctcccaatcttcttctggatcatccaaatgctctctagcaaacttcagacgggcctggacatgtactggcttaagcagggggacacgtctggcactgcaggatttgagtccctggcggcgtagtgtgttactgatggtaggctttgttactttggtcccagctctctgcaggtcattcgcTAGgtccccccccgtgtggttctgggatttttgctcaccgttcttgtgatcattttgaccccacggggtgagatcttgcgtggagccccagatcgagggagattatcagtggtcttgtatgtcttccatttcctaataattgctcccacagttgatttcttcaaaccaagctgcttacctattgcagattcagtcttcccagcctgatgcaggtctacaattttgtttctggtgtcctttgaccgctctttggtcttggccataatggagtttggagtgtgactgtttgaggttgtggaaaggtgtcttttatactgataacaagttcaaacaggtgccattaatacaggtaacgagtggaggagagaggagcctcttaaagaagaagttacaggtctgtgagacgcagaaatcttgcttgtttgtaggtgaccaaatacttatttttcaccataatttgcaaataaagtcattaaaaatcctacaatgtgattttctggatatcatatttgaagtgtacctatgatgaaaattacaagcttctcatatttttaagtgggagaacttgcacaattggtggctgactaaatacttttttgccccactttatATTTCGCAAtgtgtatatttagattttttttaaattggacaCCATTTTAATCGTGAGAATCTCCTCTTTCTAATTATGTAAGGCTCGGCAGCGTACTCCATTGTCATTGATCACTAGACCAGAATTTTTGTCCATACTTCCTCGTTATGCAGACATAAGCACACTTGGCACCATTGAGGTGCGGATGTTTACTTTCTACACGGTGTTATTACAGATTGTAGTGGTAAAATAAAAAGGGATACATTTTTTGGTGCCATTTAGACCAAATGGAATTCTAAGCATCAGAAGAGGCTATTCTTGACTCTTATGTGGCTTCCAGCTTACAATATCCTCCGCCACATTTGCACCCTTGTCATAATGGTTACAGCCACAAGCCAAGGAGTTATCCCAAACACAATCACATGCCCAAACATCTCAGACGATACTGAcagtatgcacacacactcaactcTTACTCTGAGAGGAAGGCTGTTTTTTATATTCGTTTTCACTTTGACCTAATTCTGCAACACATTCCACTATGGGAAATGAAACCCATATGGGAGACCTTTAGAGAGCGGAGTCTGGATGGACAGGCCGAGAGAGAGTGACATCAATAGGCCTGTGGAACAACAGATTGCGCTCCGCCATCTTCTCCTTCTATtaatttctcacacacacacacacacacacgcacgcgcacgcacacacacacacacgcgcgcacacgcacacacacacacacacacacacacacacacacacacacacacacacacacacacacacacacacacacacacacacacacacacacacacacacacacacacacacacacacgtcctgtTAACCTCATCGTTAAATAAACGCGGCGGCCACGTCGTTTTATATGTCGGCGGTTTAATACGTTTAGCGTGCATAAGATTCCGTCTCCATTCCATTACGCTCCGGCCCAGCCGGCCcatactacagtaatactggagcTGCGGACACATGAAGGAAGGAAGGTggcagaggaaaggaaagagctCCTCCACACTCCGGCAGTCCCCCCTCGCTTCCCCACCTAAAcatgctggaggaggagaggaggtggcaCGTCTGGAAAGAATCAGGCCAGAGGGCTCGTGGGGGTGGAGGTGGGTTGAGACCAAATGGGCCACTCACTACGGCGGCCATTACGGCTGTGGAATGTTGGGAAAACAAGGGCCCACGCTCAGTGGACACATCCCTAGGACAAACACATTCTCACAGTGACAGGTGACTGCCACATCGCTCATTGAGACACCATTACATATAATCCATCTGTTTCAAAATCAATAGGCAGGAAAAGAGAGAAATGTTTTGCCTGTAAAATATAAATGTGTACAATTATTTTCATTGTCAGTTTATCCTTCTGCTTGTGTCTATAAACACAAATAAATATGTAAAGCTAATGAGAGGTGAATAAACGGAATATAGAATACagaaagagaaatagacagagagataagaggggtAGCGAAAGAAAAagtgaaagacagagacacaccgacagagagatagcgagagaacGTGGCCAGATTGTCTGTGGCGACACGATGGGAGCAGATGGAACtgttccaccctgctaccattgAATCGCCACTTCCTGTTTGTATTGATAgtgctcccactctctctccggTCTGAGCCATTCAGAGGAACTAGAGGCCAAACCACACTTACTACACTGTAACTACACACTAACTACGCTATTACAAGATGCTAACTACACACTAACTATACACAAACTAACTACACATTCCTAGTCCTACAGGAGCAGTAAAAATCTGTGTGTGTAATAACAAGAACAAGATCAAGCCGTAGCAAAGAACACCTGCAAGCACACAACAGCTTTCTGATAACTCAAATCAATATGTGTATTGATGTGGCttgcatctctctcgctctccctctttctctgaagTAACAGCTCATAATTCCACTGTGCTGGTGTCTGAGGAGGGTTTCTCAGTAGTTTGGTGCACGCGCTTGAGATAAGCATTCTTTAGATGCCGAGTGCTGCAATCCCAGGGCCTGTACTCAGGCCTGTCCTAAAGCCTTCAACCACAAAGGCATAGTACTGAATCTGGTTGTAGTGACCTGTCTCTGGCCAATCCAAGAGCTTTAAAACACAGAGTCAAAGCTGAGCCATTTAAAAATGACCTCATCTTAGGCCAGTTATGAGTGTTTAAAGAGCAAATTAACTATGTTGCACAGTCTGATCCGTATTATTCAGAAATACTCTGATCAATGATAGAATATGCTTATTTTCCTGTAATAAGGCTTCCCATATCTGAACTATAGTAGTATAGTAAAGGCTTTATTTCTTTAGGTGAAAAGTGAGCATGTATGAGCTGACAATTTCCTGCGGAAACACTACCTGTCCTCTTCTTCCATTTCCTaacctctcccgctctctttttttcctctcctattctctctcagGTGTGAAGATGTTCACACGCTCGTTCCGAAAGAGGATAAAGAAACCAGCGCCAAGCAGATTGTTGAATTCGAcctgatacagtggggcaaaaaagtaattagtcagccaccaattgtgcaagttctcccacttaaaaagatgagaggcctatacttttcatcataggtacacttcaactatgacagacaaaattagagaaaaaaaatccagaaaatcacattgtaggatttttaatgaatttatttgcaaattatggtggaaaataagtatttggtcacctacaaacaagcaagatttctggctctcacagacctataacttcttccttaagaggctcctctgtcctccactcgttacctgtattaatggcacctgtttgaacttgttatcagtataaaagacacctgtccacaacctcaaacagtcacactccaaactccactatggccaagaccaaagagctgtcaaaggacaccagaaacaaaattgtagacctgcaccaggctgggaagactgaatctgcaataagtaagcagcttggtttgaagaaatcaactgtgggagcaattattagggaatggaagacatacaagaccactgataatctcccgcaatctggggctccacgcaagatctctccccgtggggtcaaaatgatcacaagaacggtgagcaaaaatcccagaaccacacggggggacctagcgaatgacctgcagagagctgggaccaaagtaacaatgcctaccatcagtaacacactacgccgccagggactcaaatcctgcagtgccagacgtgtccccctgcttaagccagtacatgtccaggcccgtctgaagtttgctagagagcatttggatgatccagaagaagattgggagaatgtcatatggtcagatgaaaccaaaatagaactattttggtaaaaactcaacttgtcgtgtttggaggacaaagaatgctgagttgcacccaaagaacaccatacctattgtgaagcatggg is part of the Oncorhynchus gorbuscha isolate QuinsamMale2020 ecotype Even-year linkage group LG09, OgorEven_v1.0, whole genome shotgun sequence genome and harbors:
- the LOC124044097 gene encoding serine/threonine-protein kinase LATS2-like isoform X1, coding for MRPKTFPAAPYMGNTRQRLQEIKEGLKQPAKLMSQALHGGSSRGEGGRGAESKSKDPGSRQQQHRPPQKFNNYQNALREIRKSLRPFEYKSGPSSGSAHPAGDVNRQMLQELVNTGCDQEMAVRALKQTGSRNIEAALEYISKMGYLDPRNELIVRIIKQTSPGKGGMPNSIDHRPPLEGTSEGAMPPYHQMGASMYEGAGYGPEGPYMGAPPVMNYMIPPSGTAQGPAMVNPMGRPPSIGAYPPSMVAQNNPGNPMYPPGAPQKAYPGSMEQAMIGYSVPGQPLQPQAPGGPIPVPHYDYGHGRPHMMEPSGYGIKRSASFQNKMPPLAPDNYVNMQVKGAMGQNGGGYPPNLYLPPHSHPRQSSPTSHQVHMMSRSPGGAAAAMGPDFSDLPQGLLTPSRASLNLDLYEQHQHHWAGPQGPEGAPPARQPQPQGPFRGEVRVPSRTNSFNNRSAPPNNVRPTLVPPAPGKQDPSLGPPNTITAVTSPPIQQPVKSIRVMRPEPKTAVGPCHPGWLAAQEASEPLTYMPEEAYTLEPAQEPRCPPPPYPKTLLISGASSEAGPLEASDLNTPARPHGSSGGGGGKAEESQVREKTKSGKGEKAVKDKKQIQTSPVPVRKNGRDQEKRESRIKSYSPFAFKFYMEQHVENVMKTHQEKLNRRLQLEQEMSKAGLSEAEQEQMRKMLNQKESNYNRLRRAKMDKAMFVKIKTLGIGAFGEVCLTRKVDTGALYAMKTLRKKDVLNRNQVAHVKAERDILAEADNEWVVRLYYSFQDRDSLYFVMDYIPGGDMMSLLIRMGVFPEPLACFYVAELTLAIESVHKMGFIHRDIKPDNILIDLDGHIKLTDFGLCTGFRWTHNSKYYQKGSHIRQDSMEPSDFWDDVSNCRCGDRLQTLEQRATRQHQRCLAHSLVGTPNYIAPEVLLRKGYTQLCDWWSVGVILFEMLVGHPPFLAPTPTETQIKVINWESTLQVPPQVKLSPEAVDIIGRLCCSPEERLGSNGACEIKTHPFFDQMDFSSNLRTQPAPYRPKIAHPMDTSNFDPVEEEGGPGAWSDSGDSTRAWETLCTPHGKHPEHAFYEFTFRRFFDDNGCPFRYPKPPEISHSQGPPSSSRASSMGPEEEEEEEEEEEQGEPVYV
- the LOC124044097 gene encoding serine/threonine-protein kinase LATS2-like isoform X2, with the translated sequence MAVRALKQTGSRNIEAALEYISKMGYLDPRNELIVRIIKQTSPGKGGMPNSIDHRPPLEGTSEGAMPPYHQMGASMYEGAGYGPEGPYMGAPPVMNYMIPPSGTAQGPAMVNPMGRPPSIGAYPPSMVAQNNPGNPMYPPGAPQKAYPGSMEQAMIGYSVPGQPLQPQAPGGPIPVPHYDYGHGRPHMMEPSGYGIKRSASFQNKMPPLAPDNYVNMQVKGAMGQNGGGYPPNLYLPPHSHPRQSSPTSHQVHMMSRSPGGAAAAMGPDFSDLPQGLLTPSRASLNLDLYEQHQHHWAGPQGPEGAPPARQPQPQGPFRGEVRVPSRTNSFNNRSAPPNNVRPTLVPPAPGKQDPSLGPPNTITAVTSPPIQQPVKSIRVMRPEPKTAVGPCHPGWLAAQEASEPLTYMPEEAYTLEPAQEPRCPPPPYPKTLLISGASSEAGPLEASDLNTPARPHGSSGGGGGKAEESQVREKTKSGKGEKAVKDKKQIQTSPVPVRKNGRDQEKRESRIKSYSPFAFKFYMEQHVENVMKTHQEKLNRRLQLEQEMSKAGLSEAEQEQMRKMLNQKESNYNRLRRAKMDKAMFVKIKTLGIGAFGEVCLTRKVDTGALYAMKTLRKKDVLNRNQVAHVKAERDILAEADNEWVVRLYYSFQDRDSLYFVMDYIPGGDMMSLLIRMGVFPEPLACFYVAELTLAIESVHKMGFIHRDIKPDNILIDLDGHIKLTDFGLCTGFRWTHNSKYYQKGSHIRQDSMEPSDFWDDVSNCRCGDRLQTLEQRATRQHQRCLAHSLVGTPNYIAPEVLLRKGYTQLCDWWSVGVILFEMLVGHPPFLAPTPTETQIKVINWESTLQVPPQVKLSPEAVDIIGRLCCSPEERLGSNGACEIKTHPFFDQMDFSSNLRTQPAPYRPKIAHPMDTSNFDPVEEEGGPGAWSDSGDSTRAWETLCTPHGKHPEHAFYEFTFRRFFDDNGCPFRYPKPPEISHSQGPPSSSRASSMGPEEEEEEEEEEEQGEPVYV